A segment of the Streptomyces sp. NBC_00376 genome:
ACGCGCCACGGTGAGCGCGCCCACGGTGATCCGATTCGTCAACCGGCTCGGCTACAAGGGGTTTCCCGACTTCCAGGCGGCGCTGCGGGGGGAACTGGAGGAACGCAGAGCCTCACCTCTGCAGCTCTACAGCACACGGGGATACGGAGCCGCGTCACCCGGCGCTCCGGGCGAGGAGGGGCGGGACACGGCGCTCCCCGAGGGCGGACCGGACGTGTTCAGCTCCGAGGTCGCCCGCACGTTGAGGGAACTGCCACCCCACGACGTGCAGGCGGCGATCTCCCTGCTCTGCCACCCCAAGCGTCGCATCATCCTGGTCGGCGGCCGGTTCACGCATCTGCTGGCGCAGTACCTGGGGCTGCACCTCATGCAGCTGCGCGGGGACGTGGTCATCCTGCCGGACCGCGACGTGGAGCGGACCGCCGTCCTGGCGGGTCTCGGGCGGCAGGACGTCCTCGTGGTCTTCGACTACCGGCGCTACGAACCGGACAAGATCGTCATCGCGGGGATGGCCGCGCAGTGCGGAAGCAAGGTCGTCCTGTTCACCGACGCCTGGCTCTCGCCGGTGACCGGCCTCTCCGATGTCGTCCTGCCCAGTCATGTCGCCGAGCCTTCGCCGTACGACAGCATGGTCCCGACGCTGGCCACCGTCGAGACGGTGCTCGCCGGGGTGATCGGGCAGCTCGGCGAAGAAGGGCGCAGTCACCTGGAGCACAGTGAGGACGTGTCCCGCCGGGCAGGCATCCAGCCTGACGACTCCGGGCCGGCCTGAGACGGCGGACGTGCTCTTCAGTACGCGTCTGCCCGCACGCTCAGGCGCGATTGACGCGGTACACGTCCCGTACGCAGAGGTTGAGGACCGTGGTGGCCACGATGGCACCGGCACAGACCAGGAGTACGGTCCGGTCGGCCCAGGCATGTGCGGCGAGGGCGGTGACGAGGTAGCCGAGGGGGATGGCGATCCGCTCACCGACACCGTTGAACGAGCTCATCCGGCCCAGTTCCTCCTGGGGGACGTGCTGTTGGAGCGCGGTGTTCCACGACACGATGGCGACATCCAGCCCGACGCCCGCGAGCACGGCGGCGAGCAGCACCCAGGGCAGGGCCAGACCGAGGCCGAGTGCCGCCGGTGGCAGACAGAGTCCGGCGCCGGTGATCACGGCGACGGCCAGCAGACGGTACGGTTTCCAGCGCAGGCACACCACCGTCCCCGCGAACAGCCCGAACGCGAATGCGCCCTGGACGAGCCCCCAGGAGCGCGCCCCCGCGTAGCTCTCGGCCGCGGTCAGCGGACCGAGCAGCTGAAACCCGGCCAGCCACGCGGCGACCACCACCGTGCCGGCGGCGGTGTACGTCCACAGCCAGGTGCGCGACCGGAATCCGGACCACCCGGCCCGCAGATCGGCCAGGGCGCTGCTCGTCGTGACCGGGGCGCTCAGCCGCAGGCCGAGCAGGAGCAGTGCCGCGACGAGAAAGCTGAGCGCGTCCCAGGACAGGGCCCAGGCCGGCCCGCCGACCGCGACGATCACCCCTCCGGCAACAGGGCCGAGCACCTTGACGGCATTGCTCGGAAGCCGGAGCAGCGCGTTGGCCCGTTGCAGATGCTCGGCCGCGACGATCTGCGCAACGACACCCGTCGCGGCCGGAGCCGTGAACGCTGTGGCGATCCCGGAGACGAAGCCGCACCCGGCGATCGAAGTGGTTGTCGCATGGCCGGTGGCCACGAGTGTCGCGAGCACGCCCTGCCCGGCCGCGGCCAGCAGGTTGCTCAGGAACAGGATCCGGCTGCGTGACAGACGGTCCGCGAGAACACCGCCCACGACGGTGAAGACGATCGTGGGCACCGAATTGGTCGCCAGCACCACACCGAGCGCCCCTGCTCCGCCGCCCTGGCCGATCACCGCGTAGGCGAGTGCGAGGGGCGCCATCGCGGAGCCGGTCGCCGAGACGAGAGTGGCGAGCGCGAACCGCCGGAAGGCCGGAACCCGCAAGGGCGCCGGACGGGTCGCGGACGCCTCGACGGTGGACTCCATGATTCTCCTGTTGTGGGTGTCGCGGCGGTGGCTTCTGCCGGTGGCGCGGAGCCGGGCCGTCAGCTCACCGTCGGAGCTCCGTCCAGCTCCTCGCCGATCGCCGCCCGCAGCGCGTCGTGCCGGGGGCCGAGCGCGAAGCGTCCGTCGCTCCACCTGTCCTGGGGATACAGCCAGACGGGCATGCGCACCAGATCGTCCGGCTCCCACTCGTAGCGGGGCCACACATGGGCGTGCAGGAAGCCGTCGGTGTTGCCGAGGATCTCCAGGTTCACCCGGCGGAACGCGGGGTCCGCACGGCGGCAGGCCCGTTCGACGGCTTCGCCGAGCCGGTCCATGTCGGACAGGAATGCCGACCGCCTGGCTCTTGGGAGTTCGGACAGGCGCTCCACCCCTGGTTCGTCGACCAGGAGCACCGAGTACCCCGGCAGGAACTGCACGTCTCCGATCGCGGCGAATCCCGCACTCAGGCGGCGCATGACGGTCGGGTTCTCGCCCCGCAGGGCACTGCCTATTCGGTCGTTCTTCCAGCTGGAGATCACCACCGGAACCTACAGCGCGTCCTGCCCGACCGGATCCGTCACAGGCGCTGTTCGGCCAGATCCAGCCAGTGCTCGACCTCGCCCGGGGCGAAGTGCCGGATCGCCCAGTCGGTCATGCGCAGACTCATATGGGCCCAGCAGGGACGCAGGATCTCCTCGGGAAGGGCGTCCAGGATGTCGTCCAGGCGACGGACGACGCCCGGCGGCTGTTCCTTCGCGTGCAGTCCGAAGCGCAGGGTGACCAGGTCGAACCGGTGATCCCCGCGTCCGGCGCCGTCCCAGTCGATGACCCCCGTGACCGTGCCGTCCACGCCGAGCAGGTTGCCGTGGTGGAAGTCCATGTGCACGACGTCGTGTCCGGCGAGCAGGCGAGGACAATCGGCCCCGACGGATCTGATCCGCCGCTCCAGGGCGGCGCCGCGCGGGCCGTGCCGGCGCAGTGGTTCGTGGAGGCAGTAGCCGGGGCCGTCGTCGAGCAGGTACAGGTTCATCGAGGGGACCTGCGGGTGCCCGGCCAGCAGTCCGGCCTGCGACGCGTTGAGGGCGAGAGCCCGGTCCAGCCCGCGGTGGTCCAGGAACTCCACCGGTGTGCCCGGCAGAAGTTCCTGGACCAGTACCACCGCATCGCCCATCTGGAGGGCCAGCTCCGTGGCGGGGCACGGATATCCACGGGCACCCAGCACCTCGCACACCGCCAGCGGACCCGCTCGCAGCTCCTCGATCCGGGCGCCCGGCCGCGACTTGAGGACCGAACGGCGGCCGTCGGGCCACCGCACGTACGCGGCTCCGACCTCACCGCCCGGACAGGGCCCCTCGACCACCAGCCGCACACCGGTCAGGGCGTGCACGGCTGCTGCCGTCCGGTCGGCGTCCAGGCGTTCGGCGCGTGCCCAGCTCCGCGGTGGTGATGTGCTCATCGGGACATTGTCCGATACGGCCGGGTGGGGCTCAGTCCGTCGACGCCGTCCAGCCCAGTGCCTCGATGCGCGCGGCGTCGGCGGGCCGGCTCTCGTCGAAGAGGGTCCGGTTGCCGTCCTCGACCCGGACGGCGTTCACGTACGCCCCTCGCCCGACGTACAGCTGGTCCGTCGTGTACCGCCACCTCAGCCGGACCTCCTTGCCGTGCCAGGCGGCGAGGTCCGCGTCCAGGCGGTGCCACACCCGGCCGGACCAGCCGGAGACCGCGCCGGTGGGGTGCGGTTCGGGCTCGGGGAGGGGTTTTTGCGATGTCGGGACGGTGGTGAAGGGGACCGGCTGCCAGGTCGCCCCGGCGTCCGCCGACGCCTCCAGCAAGAGGAAGTCGGACCCGGGCTCGGTGTCCCACCACAGGGCCGAGCTCAGCCGGGCGTGCGAGGAGGTGATGCGCAGCGGCGGCAGGGTGAGCGTGGCCGAGGCGGCGCTCGCCATTCCGGAGAACCACGCCGTACGGCCACGGGCGGGACGGACCGCGACGGCGCGCGCCATCTGATTGGCCGTGGCGACGCGTGGTGCGCTTCCGGAGCGCCAACTGCGCACCGGGTGGACCGAGTTGCCGAGAACGATCAGGAACGAGTCGGTCGTCGGGTCCAGTACGAGACTGGTGCCGGTGAAACCGGTGTGGCCCGCGGTGCGCGGGGTGGCCATCGCCCCCATGTACCAGTGCTGGTAGAGCTCGAAGCCGAGACCGTGCTCGTCGCCGGGGAACGCGGTGTTGAAGTCGGTGAACAGCAGGTCGACCGATTCGGCGGAGAGGATCCGCGCGCGGCCGTAGACCCCGCCGTTGAGCAGCGTACGGGCGAGGATCGCCAGGTCCCAGGCGCAGGAGAAGACCCCGGCATGGCCCGCGACCCCGTCCAGGCTGTACGCGTTCTCGTCGTGCACCTCGCCCCAGACCAGCCCGCGGTCCAGCCCGGACCAGGGCAGCCGGGCGTCCTCGGTGGCGGCGATCTTCGGCTTCCAGGAGGCCGGGGGGTTGTACCGGGTGCGGTGCATTCCGAGCGGGGCGGTGATCTGCTCACGGAGCAGGACGTCCTGCTTGCGGCCGGTGATCTTCTCCAGGACCAGCTGGAGCGAGATCAGGTTGAGGTCGGAGTAGAGGTACACCGTGCCCGGCGGGTTGGCCGGCACCTCGTTCCACAGCAGTTGGAGCTTTCCCTCCCTCGTCGGCGCCTTGTACAGCGGGATCCAGGCGCGGAAGCCCGAGGTGTGCGTGAGCAGCTGACGGATCGTGATGTCCTGCTTGCCGCCGCCCGCGAAATCGGGGAGGTACGAGGCGACCTTCGCCTCCAGCTCCAGCGTCCCGCGCTCGATCTGCTGCACGGCCAGGATCGAGGTGAACAGCTTCGAGACCGACGCCAGGTCGAAGACGGTGTCCTCGGCCATGGCGATCTGCTGGTCCGGCGGGAACTCCACCCCGGTGTCGGACTTCTCGTCGTACGCCGCATAGCGCACGGCCTTGCCGATCGGCCGGTGCAGGGCCACCGTGCCGCCCCGCCCGGCGAGCAGCACCGCACCCGCGTACCAGGGGTGCTTCGGGGAGGCGGCGAGGAACTTCTCCGCGTCGGCGACCAGTTGGTCCAGGGGTTCCTGGAGCAGCCCGGCGCGGTCGGCCGGGCCGCGCCGCAGCGTCGGCCTGCCGTGCCCCGGTGCGCCGCTCCCCGTGATCCCTGTGCGCATGTCCGACGACCCCGCCCCCGACTCCATGGCCGACGCCCGTTCCGCGAACGGAATCGGCGCCAGGGCGAGTGCCCCGCCCAGGGCCAGCATTCCACTGCCCAGCCTCCGTCGGCTGATCCCTCTGTCCGCCGCGTCCTCGGTCATCCGGAACCCCTTCTCACTGAACGAAAGTAACTTTCGAAAATTCGTCCGGCAATGAAACTTCCTGCCGCCGCAGAGATTACTGTCACCCCCGCCGCCACGGAGGCCCCCTGCGCCACAAAGAATCTGACACTGCATCAGAAAATCTCTTCCCTCGGATGACCGGCTGCGGCATCCTGCGGCCCATGGAGACGGAGCTGAGCAAGAAACTGGGAGTCGAGCACGCCATCTTCGGCTTCACGCCGTTCCCCGCGGTGGCCGCGGCCATCACCCGGGCCGGCGGATTCGGCGTACTCGGCGCGGTCCGCTACACCGCCCCCGACGACCTCGCGCGCGACCTCGACTGGATGCAGGAGCACACCGACGGCAAGCCGTACGGCCTCGACGTCGTCATGCCGGCGAAAAAGGTGGAGGGGGTGACCGAGGCCGACGTCGAGGCGATGATCCCGTCCGGACACCGCCAGTTCGTCCAGGACACCCTCGCCAAGCACGGCGTCCCCGAACTCCCCGAGGGCGAGGCGTCCGGCTGGCGCATCACCGGCTGGATGGAGGAGGTCGCACGCAACCAGCTCGACGTCGCCTTCGACTACCCCATCCGGCTCCTCGCCAACGCCCTCGGGTCGCCGCCCGCCGACGTCGTCCAACGGGCCCACGACCGGGGCGTGCTCGTCGCCGCCCTCGCCGGGAGCGCCAAGCACGCCCGCCACCACGCCGACGCGGGCATCGACATCGTCGTCGCCCAGGGGTACGAGGCGGGCGGCCACACCGGCGAGATCGCCTCCATGGTCCTGGTCCCGGACGTGGTCGACGCCGTCGGAACGCTGCCCGTCCTCGCCGCCGGCGGCATCGGCAGCGGCGAGCAGATAGCCGCCGGGCTGGCCCTCGGCGCCCAGGGCGTCTGGCTCGGCTCCCTCTGGCTGACCACCGAGGAGGCCGACCTCCACTCCCGCGCCCTGACCCGCAAACTCCTCGCCGCGGGCTCCGGCGACACCGTCCGCTCCCGCGCCCTCACCGGCAAGCCCGCACGCCAGCTCCGTACCGAATGGACCGACGCCTGGGACGACCCGGCCGGGCCCGGCACCCTACCCATGCCGCTCCAGGGGCTGCTGGTGGCCGAGGCCGTCTCGCGCATCCAGAAGTACGAGACCGGCGCGCTGCTCGGCACCCCCGTCGGCCAGATCGTCGGCCGGATGAACAGCGAACGCAGTGTGCAGGCCGTCTTCGACGACCTGACCCGCGGCTTCGAGCGAGCCGTGGACCGGATCAACCGCATCGCCGGACGGAGCGCCTCATGAGTCAGCCGCCCAACGGCTTCTGGGCCCAGGCCACCGCCGACCCCGACCGCACGGTCCTGACCGCCCCCGACGGCGAGAGCTGGACGGCGGGCCGGCTGCACGCCGCCGCCAACCGCCTCGTCCACGGACTGCGTGCGGCCGGGCTGCGGCGCGGCGACGCGTTCGCGGTGGTGCTGCCCAACGGCGTCGAGTTCTTCACCGCCTACCTCGCCGCCTCTCAGGCCGGCCTCTACCTCGTACCCGTCAACCACCACTTCGTCGGCCCCGAGATCGCCTGGATCGTCGCCGACTCCGGCGCCAAGGTGCTCATCGCGCACGAGCGGTTCGCGCAGGCCGCGACCGAGGCCGCCGACGAGGCGGAGCTGCCGGCGAGCCACCGCTACGCCGTGGGCACGGTCGACGGCTTCCGCCCGTACGCCGAACTGCTCGAAGGGCAGCGAGAGGACGCCCCGGAGGACCGCACCCTGGGCTGGGTCATGAACTACACCTCCGGCACCACGGGCCGCCCGCGCGGCATCCGCCGCCCGCTCTCCGGCAAGCTCCCCGAGGAGAGCCACCTCGGCGGGTTCCTCGGCATCTTCGGGATCAAACCGTTCGACGGCAACGTCCACCTGGTCTGCTCGCCGCTTTACCACACCGCCGTCCTGCAGTTCGCGGGCGCGTCCCTGCACATCGGACACCCGCTGGTCCTGATGGACCGGT
Coding sequences within it:
- a CDS encoding MurR/RpiR family transcriptional regulator; amino-acid sequence: MSSLAEEIRQRFGDLSPAERKVARVLLAGYPAAGFETVATLAERATVSAPTVIRFVNRLGYKGFPDFQAALRGELEERRASPLQLYSTRGYGAASPGAPGEEGRDTALPEGGPDVFSSEVARTLRELPPHDVQAAISLLCHPKRRIILVGGRFTHLLAQYLGLHLMQLRGDVVILPDRDVERTAVLAGLGRQDVLVVFDYRRYEPDKIVIAGMAAQCGSKVVLFTDAWLSPVTGLSDVVLPSHVAEPSPYDSMVPTLATVETVLAGVIGQLGEEGRSHLEHSEDVSRRAGIQPDDSGPA
- a CDS encoding serine hydrolase; this encodes MTEDAADRGISRRRLGSGMLALGGALALAPIPFAERASAMESGAGSSDMRTGITGSGAPGHGRPTLRRGPADRAGLLQEPLDQLVADAEKFLAASPKHPWYAGAVLLAGRGGTVALHRPIGKAVRYAAYDEKSDTGVEFPPDQQIAMAEDTVFDLASVSKLFTSILAVQQIERGTLELEAKVASYLPDFAGGGKQDITIRQLLTHTSGFRAWIPLYKAPTREGKLQLLWNEVPANPPGTVYLYSDLNLISLQLVLEKITGRKQDVLLREQITAPLGMHRTRYNPPASWKPKIAATEDARLPWSGLDRGLVWGEVHDENAYSLDGVAGHAGVFSCAWDLAILARTLLNGGVYGRARILSAESVDLLFTDFNTAFPGDEHGLGFELYQHWYMGAMATPRTAGHTGFTGTSLVLDPTTDSFLIVLGNSVHPVRSWRSGSAPRVATANQMARAVAVRPARGRTAWFSGMASAASATLTLPPLRITSSHARLSSALWWDTEPGSDFLLLEASADAGATWQPVPFTTVPTSQKPLPEPEPHPTGAVSGWSGRVWHRLDADLAAWHGKEVRLRWRYTTDQLYVGRGAYVNAVRVEDGNRTLFDESRPADAARIEALGWTASTD
- a CDS encoding MFS transporter, with protein sequence MESTVEASATRPAPLRVPAFRRFALATLVSATGSAMAPLALAYAVIGQGGGAGALGVVLATNSVPTIVFTVVGGVLADRLSRSRILFLSNLLAAAGQGVLATLVATGHATTTSIAGCGFVSGIATAFTAPAATGVVAQIVAAEHLQRANALLRLPSNAVKVLGPVAGGVIVAVGGPAWALSWDALSFLVAALLLLGLRLSAPVTTSSALADLRAGWSGFRSRTWLWTYTAAGTVVVAAWLAGFQLLGPLTAAESYAGARSWGLVQGAFAFGLFAGTVVCLRWKPYRLLAVAVITGAGLCLPPAALGLGLALPWVLLAAVLAGVGLDVAIVSWNTALQQHVPQEELGRMSSFNGVGERIAIPLGYLVTALAAHAWADRTVLLVCAGAIVATTVLNLCVRDVYRVNRA
- a CDS encoding phosphotransferase, yielding MSTSPPRSWARAERLDADRTAAAVHALTGVRLVVEGPCPGGEVGAAYVRWPDGRRSVLKSRPGARIEELRAGPLAVCEVLGARGYPCPATELALQMGDAVVLVQELLPGTPVEFLDHRGLDRALALNASQAGLLAGHPQVPSMNLYLLDDGPGYCLHEPLRRHGPRGAALERRIRSVGADCPRLLAGHDVVHMDFHHGNLLGVDGTVTGVIDWDGAGRGDHRFDLVTLRFGLHAKEQPPGVVRRLDDILDALPEEILRPCWAHMSLRMTDWAIRHFAPGEVEHWLDLAEQRL
- a CDS encoding NAD(P)H-dependent flavin oxidoreductase, whose amino-acid sequence is METELSKKLGVEHAIFGFTPFPAVAAAITRAGGFGVLGAVRYTAPDDLARDLDWMQEHTDGKPYGLDVVMPAKKVEGVTEADVEAMIPSGHRQFVQDTLAKHGVPELPEGEASGWRITGWMEEVARNQLDVAFDYPIRLLANALGSPPADVVQRAHDRGVLVAALAGSAKHARHHADAGIDIVVAQGYEAGGHTGEIASMVLVPDVVDAVGTLPVLAAGGIGSGEQIAAGLALGAQGVWLGSLWLTTEEADLHSRALTRKLLAAGSGDTVRSRALTGKPARQLRTEWTDAWDDPAGPGTLPMPLQGLLVAEAVSRIQKYETGALLGTPVGQIVGRMNSERSVQAVFDDLTRGFERAVDRINRIAGRSAS
- a CDS encoding diadenosine tetraphosphate hydrolase — translated: MVISSWKNDRIGSALRGENPTVMRRLSAGFAAIGDVQFLPGYSVLLVDEPGVERLSELPRARRSAFLSDMDRLGEAVERACRRADPAFRRVNLEILGNTDGFLHAHVWPRYEWEPDDLVRMPVWLYPQDRWSDGRFALGPRHDALRAAIGEELDGAPTVS